One Thauera sp. K11 DNA window includes the following coding sequences:
- a CDS encoding SWIM zinc finger family protein: MTLSLDAAAVLQLAPDEPSAKAAKGLVIPAKWPRLEFDDEAIWGECQGSGGKPYQVQVDKSGPAFRCTCPSRKFPCKHGLALLLLLAQQPAHFKPATAPAWVGEWLATRRQRAEKQEQKQTEAPRSEADPQAAAKRAATRAARMNGGMDELSRWLSDRLRQGLAQLPAAPSQWDEIATRMVDAQLPGLAYRLRSIGADVGQNEHWPARVLGGMGSLFLLIDAYRRLETLPPATQADVQAALGQVVDRDTVLGHGEQISDDWQVQGVVCDEEERLWVRRVWLRGLRTGRWALLLDHAHGSPRFEPSWLVGSVAGTTLAFFPGNAPLRALVAGEIQPCQGTPPPAQGMEDALNALADAVAGNPWLSPLPMRIDDGVPWHDEQGWCLRAGARRLPLAVRERDGWQLVATTGGAPLGIFGEWNGLSLRPLSAWQPALTWIEERETA; the protein is encoded by the coding sequence TTGACCCTATCCCTGGACGCCGCCGCCGTATTGCAACTTGCCCCGGATGAGCCATCGGCGAAGGCCGCCAAAGGGCTGGTGATTCCGGCGAAATGGCCGCGGCTGGAATTCGATGACGAGGCGATATGGGGCGAATGCCAGGGTAGCGGCGGCAAGCCTTACCAGGTCCAGGTCGACAAGTCCGGCCCAGCCTTCCGCTGTACCTGTCCCAGCCGCAAGTTCCCCTGCAAGCACGGCCTCGCCCTGCTCCTGCTGCTCGCCCAGCAGCCCGCCCATTTCAAACCGGCGACGGCACCCGCCTGGGTAGGCGAATGGCTGGCGACACGGCGTCAGCGCGCAGAAAAGCAGGAGCAGAAACAGACCGAAGCGCCGCGCTCGGAGGCCGATCCCCAGGCCGCAGCCAAACGCGCAGCGACACGCGCCGCACGCATGAACGGCGGCATGGACGAACTATCTCGCTGGCTGAGCGACCGCCTGCGCCAAGGCTTGGCTCAACTTCCTGCCGCGCCATCGCAGTGGGACGAGATTGCCACCCGCATGGTCGATGCCCAGTTGCCCGGCCTCGCCTACCGGTTGCGCAGTATCGGCGCCGACGTCGGTCAGAACGAACACTGGCCGGCCCGGGTACTCGGCGGCATGGGCAGCTTGTTTCTGCTGATCGACGCTTACCGCCGGCTGGAAACGCTGCCGCCCGCGACCCAGGCCGACGTCCAGGCCGCGCTCGGACAGGTGGTGGATCGCGATACGGTACTCGGCCATGGCGAGCAGATCAGCGACGATTGGCAGGTCCAGGGAGTCGTCTGCGACGAGGAGGAGCGCCTGTGGGTCCGGCGCGTCTGGCTCCGCGGCCTGCGCACCGGCCGCTGGGCATTGCTGCTGGACCACGCTCACGGCAGCCCGCGTTTCGAGCCATCCTGGCTGGTGGGCAGCGTTGCAGGCACCACGCTGGCCTTTTTCCCCGGCAACGCACCGCTGCGCGCACTGGTCGCCGGCGAAATCCAGCCGTGCCAGGGCACGCCGCCGCCAGCGCAGGGCATGGAGGACGCATTGAATGCCTTGGCGGATGCCGTCGCCGGCAATCCCTGGCTGTCGCCGCTGCCGATGCGCATCGACGACGGCGTGCCGTGGCATGACGAACAGGGCTGGTGCCTGCGTGCCGGCGCACGCCGCCTGCCGCTCGCCGTGCGCGAACGAGACGGCTGGCAGCTCGTCGCCACCACAGGCGGCGCCCCGCTCGGCATCTTCGGCGAATGGAACGGCCTTTCCCTGCGCCCGCTCAGCGCCTGGCAGCCGGCCCTCACCTGGATCGAGGAGCGCGAAACCGCATGA